In bacterium, a single window of DNA contains:
- a CDS encoding RagB/SusD family nutrient uptake outer membrane protein: MRTKKYIVLLSVILLGILSSACEKDFLTLENPNQMTVESFWRNAQDVESALTGTYALLQHQWWDEYWAPGEMFMSLEVMSDLTNADIFYPISGLKEYSAKPTMYNVYYFWQENYKMIFAANQVIENTPGVAGLTEDQINGYVAEAKFLRAYAYFQLVNLYGNVVLVTEVPKTPDDFYKPQSTPEQVYAQIEEDLSFAKDHLPAQWADAWLGRATKGAATAYLGKVYLFEEKWAQAETEFKAVTNSGYALVDDMYSLFTGKNEYSSESVFEINFTADRSGGRIESQSLVPNYGDWLGLWPTDHLKQLFMADTTADGKPSKRTYASIVFDDPNSDIWFFEGKTFEEYYGADETRVFYKKYNYYNADEDPYEFYSIGTNYIVMRYADVLLMLAEALNEQGKTAEAIPYVNQVRNRAGSVPISTAMSQTDLRHHIREVERPLELCNEMGRFFDMVRWYKGTSVQAALHANNAPNWDKFDDGVDEIWPLPDDELQANPKVVQNPGF; this comes from the coding sequence ATGAGAACTAAGAAATATATTGTCTTGCTTTCTGTGATTCTCCTCGGGATATTGAGTTCCGCTTGTGAGAAAGACTTCCTCACACTGGAAAATCCTAATCAGATGACAGTGGAGAGTTTTTGGCGGAATGCCCAGGATGTGGAAAGTGCATTAACAGGTACTTATGCATTATTACAGCATCAGTGGTGGGATGAGTACTGGGCACCTGGCGAGATGTTCATGTCACTCGAAGTTATGAGTGACCTTACAAATGCAGATATTTTTTATCCGATAAGCGGATTGAAGGAGTATTCAGCAAAACCCACAATGTACAATGTCTATTATTTCTGGCAGGAAAATTACAAGATGATTTTTGCTGCCAATCAGGTAATAGAGAATACTCCGGGGGTAGCCGGACTTACAGAAGATCAGATTAACGGATATGTAGCAGAAGCCAAATTTTTAAGGGCCTATGCATATTTTCAGCTTGTAAATCTTTATGGTAATGTTGTGCTTGTAACAGAAGTCCCTAAGACTCCTGATGATTTTTACAAACCACAATCAACGCCAGAACAAGTCTATGCGCAAATTGAAGAAGATCTTTCATTTGCAAAAGATCATCTTCCAGCGCAATGGGCAGATGCATGGTTAGGCCGTGCTACAAAAGGCGCTGCAACTGCCTATCTTGGTAAAGTTTATCTTTTTGAAGAAAAATGGGCACAGGCTGAAACTGAGTTTAAAGCTGTAACAAATAGTGGCTATGCACTTGTTGATGATATGTATTCATTGTTTACAGGCAAGAACGAGTACAGCTCGGAATCTGTATTTGAAATTAACTTTACAGCTGACAGATCAGGCGGAAGAATTGAATCACAATCTCTGGTTCCAAATTACGGTGATTGGCTTGGATTATGGCCTACTGATCATCTGAAGCAACTGTTTATGGCAGATACAACAGCAGATGGGAAACCGAGCAAACGAACATATGCTTCAATTGTTTTTGATGATCCGAATTCAGATATATGGTTCTTCGAAGGAAAAACTTTTGAAGAGTATTACGGAGCTGATGAAACCAGAGTTTTTTACAAAAAGTATAACTATTATAATGCAGATGAAGATCCGTACGAGTTCTACAGTATAGGTACCAATTACATTGTTATGAGGTATGCAGATGTTCTTCTCATGCTTGCAGAAGCATTGAATGAGCAGGGCAAGACTGCAGAAGCAATTCCATATGTAAATCAGGTACGTAACAGAGCTGGATCAGTACCAATAAGCACAGCAATGTCTCAAACAGACCTGAGACATCACATTCGTGAAGTTGAGAGGCCTCTTGAACTTTGTAATGAAATGGGTAGATTTTTTGATATGGTACGCTGGTACAAGGGCACAAGTGTTCAGGCTGCTCTTCATGCAAACAATGCACCTAACTGGGATAAATTTGATGACGGCGTTGATGAAATATGGCCGCTTCCTGATGATGAACTTCAGGCTAATCCTAAAGTCGTGCAGAATCCGGGTTTTTAA
- a CDS encoding TonB-dependent receptor, with protein sequence MRKAGILLLVILLPVLAFAQTGKIEGVVADVDGNPLVGANVIIVGTRFGAATDLSGHYTITAKPGTYAVKAMYMGYKTGIKQGIVVKDGQVTKLDFALSLKVIAGNEVVVIGYGVQQKKDLTGAAATVRVDNVQKIATTEVSTAIQGRAAGVDVSNTSGAPGTQAQIKIRGAGTLGNTSPLVIVDGVPSDMSSVNPQDIASIDVLKDASAAAIYGSRAGNGVLIITTKRGEAGPINVNFSTTMSLQSLAKKFPMVTNTDDYLKIVKMAADNGGVEYPAFVSMYEADKSKFSSGTDWQDAYFRDALLKNYNLSISGGFKNMNFSVSGNYSDQEGIVVTTYNKRMGLRINSDMTKGRIKVGESLSLNRFIGKSRYDNRYNFFYLSGLSPMIPLHDSNNPTGWSGSSSLIGFYREAKNIVANQNIRDNKYDNISMLASAYLEYRPVKGMVYTARLSQNIYNNYGYNFDPKFALANIDRNDKTRMSESRSRFYHTIMDHTLNYNVELKKHKIEALIGYSQEISKFRSTGGSVENFPDDNLRVLDAGTESDNAFGYANDWHYRSYFGRINYSFADKYLLQANLRRDGSSRFSEEHRWGNFPSVSAAWRLSKESFFKIPYVNDFKLRASYGELGMQEFDDYMYYASIASDNNRDLNYPYGPGKEQAIHIGARATSFPSVGLKWESSKQTNVGFDMAMLENKLTMEFDYYIKKNEDVLFNPPIPLSTGSSSYPIINAANIENKGIELALGFREMVKPFKYEINFTATTNSNKVTRLGRQGTEVIWGGGVYWAFDNTTRSMVGLPLAPFYLYKTDGIFKSQAEVDAYLAAGGAYFNNVTPEPGDVKYIDTNGDGVINGDDKQYFGTGQPGAEFGLNVNFSYKRFDFNMFLYAVTGKEMINGANWLTSWTQHNPGNYNTDLINAWSEENPNSDIPRVIQGDDRNTQASDLWLENADYLRLRHIEIGYTFPAPLIYGYGIQSLRIFFAGENLLTLTGYTGYDPAIDYGTLFSRGVDRSPYPMPKQFITGIQIGL encoded by the coding sequence ATGAGAAAGGCAGGAATTTTGCTTCTTGTCATTTTGCTCCCAGTATTAGCTTTTGCACAAACAGGTAAGATTGAGGGTGTGGTTGCAGATGTGGACGGGAATCCCTTGGTGGGAGCAAATGTTATTATTGTCGGAACGCGGTTTGGTGCTGCTACTGATTTAAGCGGGCATTACACTATTACAGCGAAACCAGGTACATATGCTGTAAAAGCTATGTACATGGGCTACAAAACAGGTATCAAACAGGGTATAGTTGTAAAAGATGGACAGGTTACGAAACTCGATTTTGCATTATCCCTGAAAGTTATTGCAGGTAATGAAGTTGTTGTTATTGGATATGGGGTGCAGCAGAAAAAAGATTTGACAGGTGCTGCTGCAACAGTCCGGGTTGATAATGTTCAAAAAATAGCAACAACCGAGGTCTCAACTGCAATTCAGGGACGTGCTGCAGGTGTGGATGTTTCTAACACAAGCGGAGCTCCGGGAACACAGGCTCAAATAAAAATTCGCGGTGCGGGAACATTGGGCAACACTTCTCCTCTTGTAATTGTTGACGGAGTTCCATCTGATATGAGCTCTGTAAATCCGCAGGATATCGCATCTATTGATGTATTAAAGGATGCTTCTGCTGCAGCTATTTACGGATCAAGAGCAGGAAACGGTGTTCTTATTATTACTACTAAAAGAGGCGAAGCAGGGCCGATTAATGTGAATTTCAGCACAACAATGAGCCTTCAGTCTCTGGCAAAGAAGTTTCCCATGGTGACAAACACTGATGATTATCTCAAAATTGTTAAGATGGCTGCAGATAACGGCGGTGTTGAATATCCTGCATTTGTTTCTATGTATGAGGCGGATAAATCCAAGTTCTCAAGCGGTACAGACTGGCAGGATGCATATTTCCGTGACGCGTTATTGAAAAATTATAATCTTTCCATAAGCGGCGGATTCAAAAATATGAATTTTTCAGTGTCTGGTAACTACTCTGACCAGGAAGGTATTGTGGTTACAACCTATAATAAGAGGATGGGGCTTAGAATTAATTCGGATATGACCAAGGGCCGCATTAAAGTTGGTGAATCGCTGTCCCTTAACCGGTTTATTGGGAAGAGTAGATATGATAACCGCTATAATTTCTTCTATTTGAGCGGATTATCACCTATGATACCTCTTCATGATTCAAATAATCCTACAGGATGGAGCGGTTCGAGTTCCCTTATAGGTTTTTACCGTGAAGCCAAAAATATTGTTGCAAACCAGAATATAAGAGATAATAAGTATGATAATATAAGTATGCTGGCGTCAGCTTACTTAGAGTACAGGCCTGTAAAAGGCATGGTCTATACTGCAAGGCTAAGCCAGAATATTTACAATAATTATGGATACAATTTTGATCCTAAATTTGCTTTAGCAAATATTGACCGGAATGACAAAACACGAATGAGTGAGTCAAGAAGCCGTTTTTATCATACAATTATGGATCATACATTGAACTACAATGTAGAATTAAAGAAACATAAAATTGAGGCACTGATCGGTTATTCTCAGGAAATTTCAAAATTCAGAAGCACAGGCGGATCAGTAGAAAACTTCCCTGATGATAACTTGAGAGTCCTTGATGCCGGAACTGAGAGTGATAATGCATTTGGTTATGCAAATGACTGGCACTACAGATCATATTTTGGTAGAATCAATTACTCTTTTGCTGACAAGTATCTCCTGCAGGCAAATTTAAGAAGAGATGGTTCATCAAGGTTTAGTGAAGAACACCGCTGGGGTAATTTCCCTTCGGTTTCTGCTGCATGGCGTTTAAGCAAAGAATCATTCTTCAAAATTCCTTATGTAAATGATTTCAAACTGCGTGCTTCTTACGGTGAACTTGGTATGCAGGAATTTGATGACTATATGTACTACGCCTCTATTGCATCAGATAATAACCGTGACCTGAACTATCCTTATGGCCCGGGTAAAGAGCAGGCAATACATATTGGGGCAAGAGCGACTTCATTCCCGTCAGTAGGTTTGAAGTGGGAGTCATCAAAGCAGACTAATGTTGGTTTTGATATGGCCATGCTGGAAAACAAGTTGACTATGGAATTTGATTACTATATTAAAAAGAATGAAGATGTGCTGTTTAACCCGCCGATTCCTCTTTCAACAGGTTCTTCATCATATCCCATTATCAATGCAGCTAATATAGAGAACAAAGGTATCGAATTGGCATTGGGCTTCAGAGAGATGGTAAAGCCATTTAAATATGAGATCAACTTTACAGCCACGACCAATTCTAACAAGGTTACACGCCTTGGCCGTCAGGGTACTGAAGTAATTTGGGGCGGAGGTGTGTATTGGGCATTTGACAACACTACCCGCAGTATGGTAGGGCTTCCGCTTGCTCCTTTCTATCTCTACAAAACTGATGGTATTTTTAAGAGCCAGGCAGAGGTTGATGCATATCTTGCAGCAGGCGGGGCATATTTTAATAATGTAACTCCTGAGCCGGGTGATGTAAAATATATTGATACCAATGGTGACGGCGTTATTAATGGTGATGACAAGCAATACTTCGGTACAGGCCAGCCAGGTGCTGAATTCGGCTTAAATGTTAATTTCTCTTATAAACGATTTGATTTTAACATGTTCCTGTATGCTGTAACAGGTAAAGAGATGATAAACGGAGCAAATTGGCTGACATCATGGACTCAGCATAATCCCGGTAACTATAACACAGATTTGATTAATGCATGGTCTGAAGAAAACCCGAATTCTGATATTCCCAGAGTTATTCAGGGTGATGATAGAAACACTCAGGCTTCTGATTTGTGGCTGGAGAATGCTGATTATCTGCGTCTCCGCCATATTGAGATCGGTTATACATTCCCGGCTCCTTTAATTTACGGCTACGGTATTCAGTCTCTCCGTATATTCTTTGCAGGAGAGAATCTGCTGACTTTAACAGGTTATACAGGATATGATCCGGCAATAGATTATGGGACTCTGTTCAGCCGCGGTGTAGACCGTTCGCCATATCCGATGCCAAAACAGTTTATTACCGGCATCCAGATTGGCCTTTAA
- a CDS encoding LacI family DNA-binding transcriptional regulator, translating to MAVTLNDIARRLDISSATVSRALHDNPSIRMETKRRVKKLAVELGYADYPEKQDIDHHDLSITGIIGIVLPNLHHSFISYILDGIDKVAYDAGYMTIIVNSSEEYRREISNVRVLLSLPIKGVIVIVAQNSKSGNHFREFLNKRIPMVFLNRANDDIETFRVTVDDFNASFKMTEYLIKAGYRHIGYIAGPQFIIMSKDRLRGYKAALNSNNIPFLEKYVVYTNGLDERAGRIGCRELFVKNDKLDAIYTVNDLAALGAYKELRLRGYKIPDDIALTGFNDSSVMAIMDPPLTTVAQPAFEMGVKAAEMIIDQINNPGKKEVTYNQQLEAHLVIRESTKKVVL from the coding sequence TTGGCGGTAACTCTTAATGACATTGCAAGGCGTCTTGATATTTCTAGTGCAACCGTATCAAGAGCATTACACGATAATCCTTCAATCCGAATGGAGACTAAAAGGCGCGTAAAAAAGCTGGCTGTTGAACTTGGTTATGCAGATTATCCTGAAAAACAGGATATAGACCACCATGATTTAAGTATTACTGGAATCATTGGAATTGTTCTGCCAAACCTTCATCATAGTTTTATTTCATATATTCTGGATGGTATTGATAAAGTGGCTTATGATGCCGGATATATGACAATAATAGTTAACTCTTCGGAAGAGTACAGGCGCGAGATATCAAATGTAAGAGTATTACTTTCGCTTCCAATTAAAGGAGTAATTGTTATTGTTGCTCAAAATAGTAAGAGCGGGAATCATTTTCGTGAATTTCTTAACAAGAGAATACCTATGGTTTTTTTAAACAGAGCCAATGACGACATTGAGACATTCCGAGTTACAGTAGACGATTTCAACGCTTCTTTTAAAATGACTGAGTATTTAATAAAAGCAGGGTACAGGCATATAGGATACATTGCAGGCCCCCAATTTATTATAATGAGCAAAGATAGATTAAGAGGCTATAAAGCAGCATTAAACAGTAACAATATTCCCTTTCTGGAAAAGTATGTTGTATATACAAACGGCCTGGATGAAAGAGCGGGAAGAATCGGATGCAGGGAACTGTTTGTGAAAAATGATAAATTGGATGCGATTTATACGGTTAATGATCTTGCAGCGCTGGGAGCTTACAAAGAACTCAGACTCAGGGGATATAAAATTCCGGATGATATAGCATTGACAGGTTTTAATGACAGCTCTGTCATGGCAATAATGGATCCACCATTAACTACTGTGGCACAACCGGCGTTTGAGATGGGTGTAAAAGCAGCCGAAATGATTATTGATCAAATAAATAATCCTGGTAAAAAAGAAGTGACATATAATCAGCAGTTAGAGGCGCATCTTGTTATTAGGGAATCAACTAAGAAGGTAGTATTGTGA